The window GACGACGATCGGCGAGGGTACGAGCGAGATCCAGCGGCTCGTGATCGCGAGGGAAGTCCTCGGCGAATGAACGGCCTCGATGCGCCGTTCCTGCGCTCAGCTGCTATAATCCCGTGTTCTTCGTCCCGACGTTCGTTTCCCTGATTCGAGGAGCAGTATGTCTGCGGAGATTGGGATCATCGGCGGCAGCGGCTTGTACGACATGGCGGAACTGACCGACCGCGAGGAAGTCGCCATCGCCACGCCGTTCGGTGACCCATCGGGCCCGTACGTGCTCGCCACGCTGCGCGGTCGCCGTGTGGCATTCCTCGCGCGGCACGGCGCCGGACACCGGCTCATGCCGTCCGAGCTGAATTTCCGCGCGAACATCTACGGCTTCAAGACGCTCGGCGTCGAACGCATCCTGTCAGCGAGCGCCGTCGGCAGCCTGCACGAGGACTTTCCGCCGCTCGACATCGTGATCCCGGACCAGTTCTTCGATCGAACCAAGGGGCGGGTGAGCACGTTCTTCGGCCGCGGCCTGGTGGCGCACGTCGCCTTCGCGCATCCCGTCTGCCACGACCTCTGCGGTGTGGCCTGCGACGCGGCGACGAGCGTCGGGGCCCGCGTGCACCTGGGCGGCACCTACGTCTGCATGGAAGGGCCGCAGTTCTCGACCCTGGCCGAGTCGAAGCTCTATCGGTCCTGGGGCATGGCCGTGATCGGCATGACGAACCTGCAGGAGGCGAAGCTCGCGCGCGAAGCTGAGATCTGTTACGCGACGCTGGCCCTCGTCACCGACTACGACTGCTGGCACCCGCAGCACGACTCGGTGACGGTCGAGATGATCATCGCGAACCTGCTGCAGAACGCGAAGACGGCGCAGGCCATTATCGCCGAAACCGTGGGCAGGCTGCCCGCGCATCGCACGTGCACCTGCGGGAGCGCGTTGGCTGCCGCCATCATCACCAGCCCGGACGCGATCCCGGCCCAGACCAAGCTCGACCTGCTGCCGATCGTGGGGAAGTACCTCAGATGAAGATCATCGTGACCGGTTCGATCGCCTACGACTACCTCATGTCGTTCCCGGGCAGCTTCAGCGAGCACCTGCTGCCAGAGCACCTGCAGCGCGTGAGTCTGAGCTTCCTCGTGGACAGCATGGACAAGCGGCGTGGTGGCTGTGCCCCGAACATCGCGTACACGCTCGCGCTGTTGGGGGAACGGCCCCACCTGATGGCCACCGCGGGCCAGGATTTCGATGAGTACCGGCGCTGGCTCGACGCGGCCGGGATTGATACGACGCTGGTCAAGCAGATCCCCGAGAAGTTCACCGCATCGTTTTTCTGCAGCACCGACCGCGAGGGGAACCAGATCGCCTCGTTCTACACGGGAGCCATGGCCCACGCAGCCGAATTGTCGTTCCACGCGGTCGGCCCCTGTCAGCTCGCGATCATCTCGCCGAACGATCCCGGTGCGATGGTGCAGTACGCCGACGAGTGCCGCACGCTCGGCATTCCGTACATGTTCGACCCCAGCCAGCAGGTCGCGCGGATGGGTGGCGACGACCTGAAGCGGGGCGTCGTTGGGGCCCGCTTCGTCATCTGCAACGACTACGAGTTCGAGATCATCCGCGAGAAGACGGGCATGGGCGAGCGCGACATGCTCGAACACGCCGAGGCCGTCATCGTGACCAAGGGCGAGAAGGGCGCGTCCATCGTGCTGCGCGATCGGACCATCTCGATTCCGGCCGTACCGCCGACACAAATCGTGGACCCAACCGGCGTCGGCGACGCGTTCCGCGGCGGGTTCATGAAGGGACTGGCCAGGGGCGCCGACTACGAGACGTGCGGACGCCTGGGCAGCGTTGCCGCGACGTACGTGCTCGAACACATGGGCGGGTCGAGCCACACCTACACCTGGGACGAGTTCAAGGCACGCTACGAAGAGCAGTTCGGTCCGCTTTCCCTGTAGCCGGTTTTCGACGGTGCTCCGCTGGCAATGACCGCCGCGGCGGCCAGGTAGACGACGGCCCCCGTCGCCAGCGTCACCGAGAATCCCCAGTTCATGGCCACGAAGACGGCGAGTGTCGCTCCCACGACCGACAGTGCGCCGTTCATCGCCCACGCCCACGGCAGCAGGTTGGGTCGGGCGCGTACCAGCAGGCGAACTCCGGCTGGCAACGGAATGCCCATGAGCAGGCCTGCCGGCAGGAGCAGGCCCACCGCCAGCGCCATGCGGGCGGCAAGGCTCGCGCTGATCCCGGCGCGAATGACGGGCGGCAGCACGACGATGGCCACGATGGCGAGGAAGGCGATGGCGACGAGCGCCAGCCGCAGACGTGGCCGGATGTTCCCGTCGCCGATGCGTCTGCTGAGGAAGCTCCCGATCCCGGTTCCCAGCAACAACGAGAAGAGCGTGACCGTGAGCGAGTAGACCGGGTGCCCGAGGAGCAGAACGAAACGCTGCAAGAGCGCCACCTCCACCAGCATGAACCCGGCGCCAAGAAGACCGAAGTACGTGAGCCACCGTGGCCAGCCGCTGCCGAGCAGTTCGCGTCCGCTGACGGCCAGTGGCCCCAGGATGAAGAGCAGGACGAGCCCGCCCGAGATGGCCATCAGCGTCATCAACGCGCTCAGGCCGTTCCCGAAGAGCATCGTCCGGCCGAACGCGACCGACGTCTGATCCTTGACCTTCGTCGTGTGGAAGAAGAAGGGACGATCGTCCGTTGTCGGCGTGATGTCGCGGGGATAGCTCGCGTAGAAGGCCCGCCGGTCCGGTGCCTGGATGAGCTGCGCGTACACGTTCGGAGCGCCCTGCACAACCTTCCAGGGTCCGCTCCCGGCTGGCGCCAGCAACGCTGGGGCGGGTAATCCTGGGGCATAGAGGATGTCGAAGCCGAGCCGCTCGCAGGTCGCCCGCAGGTGCTCCACCTCTTCGGCGGTGAACGGCATCTTCTTGAGGATGAACGTGGCCA of the Vicinamibacterales bacterium genome contains:
- a CDS encoding carbohydrate kinase family protein translates to MKIIVTGSIAYDYLMSFPGSFSEHLLPEHLQRVSLSFLVDSMDKRRGGCAPNIAYTLALLGERPHLMATAGQDFDEYRRWLDAAGIDTTLVKQIPEKFTASFFCSTDREGNQIASFYTGAMAHAAELSFHAVGPCQLAIISPNDPGAMVQYADECRTLGIPYMFDPSQQVARMGGDDLKRGVVGARFVICNDYEFEIIREKTGMGERDMLEHAEAVIVTKGEKGASIVLRDRTISIPAVPPTQIVDPTGVGDAFRGGFMKGLARGADYETCGRLGSVAATYVLEHMGGSSHTYTWDEFKARYEEQFGPLSL
- the mtnP gene encoding S-methyl-5'-thioadenosine phosphorylase, whose translation is MSAEIGIIGGSGLYDMAELTDREEVAIATPFGDPSGPYVLATLRGRRVAFLARHGAGHRLMPSELNFRANIYGFKTLGVERILSASAVGSLHEDFPPLDIVIPDQFFDRTKGRVSTFFGRGLVAHVAFAHPVCHDLCGVACDAATSVGARVHLGGTYVCMEGPQFSTLAESKLYRSWGMAVIGMTNLQEAKLAREAEICYATLALVTDYDCWHPQHDSVTVEMIIANLLQNAKTAQAIIAETVGRLPAHRTCTCGSALAAAIITSPDAIPAQTKLDLLPIVGKYLR